One segment of Magnetospirillum sp. 15-1 DNA contains the following:
- a CDS encoding ATP-binding protein, translating into MVMTVPPAVSSNNHAVATTSKWWPLVLWGVSMIVVIAWTASIVLHDRDAFMAQAEFRTQSMADLAAEQVLRTIEGADTALQAARTQYRNIGDWDAISNDRRVWQTLYDYAEALSAVPILYMVDQKGIVRLHGISFPFRPLSIAERDYFKFHRDNASDEPQISAPLIGAVSGNQVIIISRRLSTPDGGFAGVVGATLKADAFQRFFLTLGLGDGAVVNLQRGDGVILARQPHRDGAVGSRVDNAKAFPAIAEGLPKATAITTSPLDGIARVTAFRRLDRFGLVLIAAIPVETVLGDWRRQTIRMAAMVGVGILSLSGLFVMLLRRYHTEVAARAELKSSEATLSRAQSVAHIGSWQVEIPTDAVRWSEETYRIFGLAPSFPVTSSAVMNMIHPDDRIRVRDALSALLKGEDFEVEHRIIAGSGEIKWVTARAQVTDSTTGEAQEILGTVQDITEKKLAETAIREHQALLLEVQSVANLGYYDYDMRVDRWRSSPILDEIFGIGPDYPRSGQGWLDLIAPAMRAEMAAYLAEIQSGAHDFDKSYAIVRHGDGAQRWVAGLGKIEHDAGGRPIRMVGTIRDITDQRRAEQALLDKAEELERSNTELEQFAYVASHDLREPLRMVSSYVDLLARRYNDRLDDDAREFIAFAKDGAARMDRLILDLLEYSRIGRITRPMLPVALGPVVERALAALSLKIEESGAEMSTPPSILPTVLGDGEELMRLFQNLIGNAIKYRDPERKPVITIEAENAGKEWIITVADNGIGIDPKYYERVFLIFQRLHRRGEFEGTGIGLAICKKIVEHHGGRIWVQSTPGEGSRFSITLPPIGQV; encoded by the coding sequence ATGGTCATGACAGTGCCACCAGCCGTCAGCAGCAATAATCACGCCGTCGCCACGACCTCGAAATGGTGGCCGCTGGTTCTATGGGGCGTGTCCATGATCGTGGTCATCGCCTGGACGGCCTCCATCGTCCTGCATGACCGCGACGCCTTCATGGCGCAGGCAGAATTCCGCACCCAGTCCATGGCCGACCTGGCCGCCGAGCAGGTGCTGCGCACCATCGAGGGGGCCGATACCGCGCTGCAGGCGGCACGCACCCAGTACCGCAACATCGGCGACTGGGACGCCATATCCAACGATCGCAGGGTCTGGCAGACCCTTTACGATTACGCCGAGGCGCTGTCGGCGGTCCCTATCCTGTATATGGTCGATCAGAAGGGCATCGTCCGCCTGCACGGCATCAGCTTTCCGTTCCGGCCGCTCTCCATCGCCGAACGCGACTATTTCAAGTTCCATCGGGATAATGCCAGCGACGAGCCCCAGATCAGCGCCCCCCTTATCGGCGCCGTCAGCGGCAATCAGGTGATCATCATCAGCCGCCGCCTGTCCACCCCCGACGGCGGCTTCGCCGGAGTGGTCGGCGCCACCCTCAAGGCCGACGCCTTCCAGCGCTTCTTCCTGACCCTGGGCCTGGGCGACGGAGCGGTGGTCAACCTTCAGCGCGGCGACGGCGTCATCCTGGCCCGCCAGCCCCACCGCGACGGCGCGGTCGGTTCCAGGGTGGACAATGCCAAGGCCTTTCCCGCCATCGCCGAGGGCCTGCCCAAGGCCACCGCCATCACCACCTCGCCCCTGGACGGAATCGCCCGCGTCACCGCCTTCCGGCGGCTGGACCGCTTCGGGCTGGTGCTGATCGCCGCCATTCCGGTGGAAACGGTCCTGGGCGACTGGCGCCGCCAGACCATCCGCATGGCCGCCATGGTCGGGGTGGGCATCCTTTCGCTGTCCGGCCTGTTCGTCATGCTGCTGCGCCGCTACCACACAGAGGTGGCCGCCCGCGCCGAGCTGAAGAGCAGCGAGGCCACCCTCAGCCGCGCCCAGAGCGTCGCCCATATCGGCTCGTGGCAGGTGGAGATTCCCACCGACGCGGTCCGTTGGTCCGAGGAGACCTACCGCATCTTCGGCCTCGCCCCCTCTTTCCCCGTCACCTCGTCCGCGGTGATGAACATGATCCATCCCGACGACCGCATCCGGGTCCGCGACGCGCTGTCCGCCCTGTTGAAGGGGGAGGATTTCGAGGTCGAGCATCGCATCATCGCCGGCAGCGGCGAGATCAAGTGGGTGACCGCCCGCGCCCAGGTCACCGACTCGACCACCGGGGAAGCGCAGGAGATTCTGGGAACCGTCCAGGACATCACCGAGAAGAAGCTGGCCGAGACCGCCATCCGCGAGCATCAGGCCCTGCTGCTCGAGGTCCAGAGCGTCGCCAATCTCGGCTATTACGACTACGATATGCGGGTGGACCGCTGGCGCTCCTCGCCCATCCTCGACGAAATCTTCGGCATCGGCCCCGACTACCCGCGCAGCGGCCAGGGCTGGCTTGATCTGATCGCCCCCGCCATGAGGGCGGAAATGGCCGCCTATCTGGCCGAAATCCAGTCCGGCGCCCATGATTTCGACAAGTCCTACGCCATCGTCCGCCACGGCGACGGCGCCCAGCGCTGGGTCGCCGGCCTGGGCAAGATCGAGCACGACGCCGGCGGCCGCCCCATCCGCATGGTCGGCACCATCAGGGATATCACCGACCAGCGCCGCGCCGAGCAGGCCCTGCTCGACAAGGCGGAGGAGTTGGAACGCTCCAACACCGAACTGGAACAGTTCGCCTATGTGGCCAGCCACGATCTGCGCGAGCCATTGCGCATGGTCTCGTCCTACGTGGACCTGCTGGCCCGGCGCTACAACGACAGGCTGGACGACGACGCCCGCGAGTTCATCGCCTTCGCCAAGGACGGGGCGGCGCGCATGGACCGCCTGATCCTCGACCTGCTGGAATATTCCCGCATCGGCCGCATCACCCGGCCCATGCTGCCGGTGGCCCTCGGCCCCGTGGTGGAGCGGGCGTTGGCGGCCCTCTCGCTGAAGATCGAGGAAAGCGGCGCCGAGATGTCCACGCCGCCCTCCATCCTGCCCACCGTGCTGGGCGACGGCGAGGAACTGATGCGGCTGTTCCAGAATCTGATCGGCAACGCCATCAAATACCGCGATCCCGAGCGCAAGCCGGTGATCACCATCGAGGCCGAGAACGCCGGCAAGGAATGGATCATCACCGTCGCCGACAACGGCATCGGCATCGACCCCAAGTACTACGAGCGCGTCTTCCTGATCTTCCAGCGCCTGCACCGGCGCGGCGAGTTCGAAGGCACCGGCATCGGCCTCGCCATCTGCAAGAAGATCGTCGAGCACCACGGCGGCCGTATCTGGGTCCAGTCCACCCCCGGCGAAGGCTCGCGCTTCTCCATCACCCTGCCGCCCATCGGGCAGGTGTAG
- a CDS encoding argininosuccinate synthase has translation MKGEVKKVVLAYSGGLDTSIILRWLQDQYQCEVVTFTADLGQGEELEPARAKARLMGIKEENIFIDDLREEFVRDFVFPMFRANALYEGVYLLGTSIARPLISKRQIEIANMVGADAVSHGATGKGNDQVRFEMGYYALKPDIKVIAPWRLWDLTSRTKLLDFAEKHQIPIAKDKRGEAPYSTDANLLHISYEGKALEDPWVEPFEDMYTRSVAPENAPDKPTYIEIEFEKGDAVAIDGVRMSPATLLTKLNELGGANGIGRLDLVENRFVGMKSRGVYETPGGSVLIVAHRAMESLTLDRGESHLKDELMPRYAELIYNGFWFAPERIAIQTMIDKVSENVTGTVRLKLYKGVASVVGRKSPKSLYRMDYVTFEEDSVYDQRDAQGFIKLNALRMRLAKMARG, from the coding sequence ATGAAGGGCGAAGTCAAGAAGGTCGTTCTGGCCTATTCCGGCGGTCTCGATACCTCCATCATCCTGCGCTGGCTGCAGGACCAGTATCAGTGCGAGGTGGTGACCTTCACCGCCGATCTCGGCCAGGGCGAGGAGCTGGAGCCGGCCCGCGCCAAGGCCCGCCTGATGGGCATCAAGGAAGAGAACATCTTCATCGACGACCTGCGCGAGGAATTCGTCCGCGACTTCGTCTTCCCGATGTTCCGCGCCAACGCGCTGTATGAAGGCGTCTACCTGCTGGGCACCTCCATCGCCCGGCCGCTGATCTCCAAGCGTCAGATCGAGATCGCCAACATGGTGGGCGCCGACGCCGTGTCGCACGGGGCCACCGGCAAGGGCAACGATCAGGTGCGCTTCGAGATGGGCTATTACGCCCTGAAGCCCGACATCAAGGTCATCGCGCCGTGGCGCCTGTGGGACCTGACCAGCCGTACCAAGCTGCTGGACTTCGCCGAAAAGCACCAGATTCCCATCGCCAAGGACAAGCGCGGCGAGGCGCCCTATTCCACCGACGCCAACCTGCTGCACATCTCCTACGAGGGCAAGGCGCTGGAGGACCCGTGGGTCGAGCCCTTCGAGGACATGTACACCCGCTCGGTCGCCCCGGAAAACGCCCCCGACAAGCCCACCTATATCGAGATCGAGTTCGAGAAGGGTGACGCGGTGGCCATCGACGGCGTGCGCATGAGCCCCGCCACCCTGCTGACCAAGCTGAACGAACTGGGCGGCGCCAACGGCATCGGCCGCCTGGACCTGGTCGAGAATCGCTTTGTCGGCATGAAGAGCCGCGGCGTCTACGAGACTCCCGGCGGCTCGGTGCTGATCGTGGCCCACCGCGCCATGGAGAGCCTGACGCTGGATCGCGGCGAGTCCCACTTGAAGGACGAGCTGATGCCCCGCTACGCCGAACTGATCTACAACGGCTTCTGGTTCGCGCCCGAGCGCATCGCCATCCAGACCATGATCGACAAGGTCAGCGAGAACGTCACCGGCACCGTACGGCTCAAGCTCTATAAGGGCGTCGCCTCGGTGGTCGGCCGCAAGTCGCCCAAGTCGCTCTACCGCATGGACTACGTCACCTTCGAGGAAGACTCGGTCTACGATCAGCGCGACGCCCAGGGCTTCATCAAGCTCAACGCCCTGCGCATGCGCCTGGCGAAGATGGCTCGCGGATAA
- a CDS encoding c-type cytochrome, with protein sequence MAAVVILFPWGAEAGEGKAIFDGACASCHFARRDPARRDEMVAPPIDMMSARIRQLSGNDRDAFLARVVDYVKAPSADKSADPNAIQRFGLMPAIGDTFPQLTDKDLVAVAAWMFDAHASVRLPPGGGGMGRQ encoded by the coding sequence GTGGCCGCCGTGGTGATCCTGTTTCCCTGGGGAGCCGAGGCCGGCGAGGGTAAGGCGATATTCGACGGCGCGTGCGCAAGCTGCCATTTCGCCCGCCGCGACCCCGCGCGACGCGACGAGATGGTGGCGCCGCCGATCGATATGATGTCCGCCCGCATTCGCCAACTCAGCGGCAATGACCGGGACGCCTTTCTGGCCCGGGTGGTCGATTATGTGAAGGCACCGTCGGCGGATAAGTCGGCGGACCCCAACGCCATCCAGCGGTTTGGCCTGATGCCGGCCATCGGCGACACCTTCCCCCAATTGACGGATAAGGATCTGGTGGCCGTTGCCGCGTGGATGTTCGATGCCCATGCTTCGGTTCGCCTGCCTCCGGGGGGCGGCGGGATGGGGCGGCAATGA
- a CDS encoding DUF1842 domain-containing protein yields the protein MPVGTFIVTYEGASAPAGGYALNLNLVVDVAHAKAAGLAGVFQATNPPLDVKLPVNGSVTDMTVMPKNTHHLVVLQSSDKLLGRHIEVRLVTTDDWQTGTANVTLFTDTERGVIHFTTDVKAVKGEQA from the coding sequence ATGCCCGTTGGAACTTTTATCGTCACCTATGAAGGCGCCAGCGCTCCGGCCGGCGGTTACGCCTTGAACCTCAATCTGGTCGTCGACGTGGCCCATGCCAAGGCCGCCGGCCTGGCCGGCGTCTTCCAGGCGACCAATCCGCCGCTGGACGTGAAGCTGCCGGTGAACGGCTCGGTGACCGACATGACGGTGATGCCGAAGAACACCCACCATCTGGTCGTGCTGCAGAGCTCGGACAAGCTGCTGGGCCGTCATATCGAGGTGCGGCTGGTGACCACCGACGACTGGCAGACCGGTACCGCCAACGTCACCCTGTTCACCGATACCGAGCGGGGGGTCATCCACTTCACCACCGACGTCAAGGCGGTGAAGGGCGAGCAGGCCTAG
- the rlmN gene encoding 23S rRNA (adenine(2503)-C(2))-methyltransferase RlmN, whose protein sequence is MNDTTAKTNLIGLSRDQLIAEMATIGEKPFRAKQLWHWMYNRGETDFAKMTSISKAMHGALAERYVVRRPVVTKELTSSDTTRKWLLKFDDGNEAETVYIPDADEERGAVCISTQVGCTLTCRFCHTGTQLLVRNLGAAEIVGQFMVARDSYGEWPTPDDGGRLLSNIVVMGMGEPLYNFENVATALEIAMDGEGIGISKRRITLSTSGVVPMMKECGERLGVNLAISLHAVTDEIRDRIMPINKKYPLAELMRACREYPGASNARRITFEYIMLKGVNDSPADARALLKLVKGLPAKFNLIPFNPWPGSEFETPDIRTTKAFSDILQDAGYSAPIRMPRGRDILAACGQLRSESQRERASLAKARAAQGIEDEHHKAEA, encoded by the coding sequence ATGAACGACACCACCGCCAAAACCAACCTGATCGGCCTGTCACGCGACCAGCTGATCGCCGAAATGGCCACCATCGGCGAGAAGCCATTCCGCGCCAAGCAGCTGTGGCACTGGATGTACAATCGCGGCGAAACCGATTTCGCCAAGATGACCTCCATCTCCAAGGCCATGCACGGCGCCCTGGCCGAGCGCTATGTGGTGCGTCGCCCCGTGGTGACCAAGGAGCTGACCTCCAGCGACACCACCCGCAAGTGGCTGCTGAAGTTCGACGACGGCAACGAGGCGGAAACCGTCTACATCCCCGACGCCGACGAGGAACGCGGCGCGGTGTGCATCTCCACTCAGGTGGGCTGCACCCTGACCTGCCGCTTCTGCCATACCGGCACCCAGTTGCTGGTGCGCAACCTGGGGGCGGCCGAGATCGTCGGCCAGTTCATGGTGGCCCGTGATTCCTATGGTGAGTGGCCCACCCCCGACGACGGCGGCCGCCTGCTGTCCAACATCGTGGTGATGGGCATGGGCGAGCCCCTCTACAATTTCGAGAACGTCGCCACCGCCCTGGAAATCGCCATGGACGGCGAGGGAATCGGCATTTCCAAGCGCCGCATCACCCTGTCCACCTCGGGCGTGGTGCCCATGATGAAGGAATGCGGCGAGCGGCTGGGGGTCAACCTGGCCATCTCGCTGCACGCGGTGACCGACGAGATCCGCGACCGCATCATGCCCATCAACAAGAAGTATCCCCTGGCCGAGCTGATGCGGGCCTGCCGCGAGTATCCCGGCGCGTCCAACGCCAGACGCATCACCTTCGAGTACATCATGCTGAAGGGCGTCAACGATTCCCCGGCCGACGCCCGCGCGCTGCTGAAGCTGGTCAAGGGCCTGCCGGCCAAGTTCAACCTGATCCCGTTCAATCCCTGGCCGGGCTCGGAATTCGAGACGCCGGACATCCGGACCACCAAGGCGTTCTCGGACATCTTGCAAGATGCCGGCTATTCCGCCCCCATCCGCATGCCCCGGGGCCGCGACATCCTGGCCGCCTGCGGCCAGTTGCGCTCGGAAAGCCAGCGGGAGCGGGCGTCGCTGGCCAAGGCCCGCGCCGCCCAGGGCATCGAGGACGAGCATCACAAGGCCGAAGCCTGA
- a CDS encoding TetR/AcrR family transcriptional regulator — MAPPSRRDDLVEAALRLFLRDGFHATGIAAILDAAGLTKMTLYHHFKSKEELIVAALELRDRRFRDWLFGRMLAMGGTPRSQVLNMFEVLGEWFRGEAVIGGDGPEVFRGCPFVKAAAEYAEPGDPIHRVAGDHKRRIVETLGEMCHKAELPEPERLARRLVLLKEGAIADATIAGDAQAATEAKMMAVRML; from the coding sequence ATGGCTCCTCCCTCACGCCGTGATGATCTGGTCGAGGCGGCACTCCGCCTGTTCCTGCGGGACGGCTTCCACGCCACCGGCATCGCCGCCATCCTGGACGCGGCGGGTCTGACCAAGATGACCCTCTATCATCACTTCAAGTCCAAGGAGGAGCTGATCGTCGCCGCGCTGGAGCTGCGCGACCGGCGGTTCCGCGACTGGCTGTTCGGCCGCATGCTGGCCATGGGCGGCACGCCGCGATCCCAGGTGCTGAATATGTTCGAGGTCCTGGGCGAGTGGTTCCGGGGCGAGGCGGTGATCGGCGGCGACGGCCCGGAGGTCTTCCGCGGCTGTCCCTTCGTCAAGGCGGCGGCGGAATACGCCGAGCCGGGCGATCCCATCCACCGGGTGGCCGGCGACCACAAGCGCCGCATCGTCGAGACCCTGGGCGAGATGTGTCACAAGGCCGAACTGCCCGAGCCCGAGCGTCTGGCCCGGCGCCTGGTCCTGCTCAAGGAGGGCGCCATCGCCGACGCCACCATCGCCGGCGACGCCCAGGCCGCCACCGAAGCCAAGATGATGGCCGTGCGGATGCTGTAG